aaaataggTGCCTTGGCAGAAGTGATTATAAATGACTTGTAACTGGCATTGTGCATGCACCAAAAGTAATTCTGAGAAACAGATGGGCTGACCTGAGAATGACGGGCAGACTGCACATTGACAGGCAGGAATTGGTAATGACATGCAGACACATCCTAGCAGGGGTTTCATCCATCAcagctgtcaaaatgtgtgaTCTTCCAGGGTAGTTTGTTACGTTTGAAGCCAACTGGGTGGACTGTAAGGCAGTGGCCCTTTCTGAATGGCTCACCTGGAACCTGCAGGCAAGTGAGAGGCAGGCATTAGTTTGACCTATACAATTATTGGTTTGATAAGTAGCACTTCAGTCATATTCTTACACGCTGGTGAAGCTGGGGCGGTATCTGGCTGTAGGGAGGCTTGAGGAATGGCAGAGGGAGACATCTTTATATCTTGGCAGCGTCAACTTTACACCACCAGGTTTAGAGCAACTACAaagcgcaataaaaaaaaatctttttctgcATATTGAAGTCTTTCAACTGAAGTTTTGACTAGTCAAAAAGGTCTTTCTAATGTATGAAGTGAGTTTTGTTTACCTAAcccgaagaagaagaagaagaagaagaagaagaagaagaagaatttttgCGCATGCGCAGCAACTGTCGGCTTGTTTACATAATAGTATCCTTGCCAGAACTAGAGCCAGTTGCGAAGAGGCTGCCGTACAAACGGAACCTGTTAAACAGCTTAAGTTACCTTTCTGGGTAAGTTATGTCTGTGAAACACGCCATTAACCGAGGGCTCGAGTTGGGCCGGTCGGTCTTTCAGCTGGGTCTCCTCAAGTCAGGTGGCCGAGTCGCAGCAAAGCTCCGAGCTGACCGTTTTCGTGTAGGCCCGTCGGTCCGCACCGTTCAGCCTCAGGCTTTCCTGCCGTCTCGGTACCGATATTACCGCACCTCTCTGAAGGGCCTGGCAGCCCAGCTTCAGTCCGCCGGCTTCAGGAGGAGGTTTACCGGCTCGTCCCCACGGAACAGGGCCGTATTTTTGGCCTTCGGCCTCGGTGTGGGCCTTATTGAACAACAGCTGGAGGATGACAGAAAGAGTGCAGCGACATGCCAGGAAATCCAGGTATGGTatcaaatagaaaaaacaacatatatgCAATGTTGACGTAGTTAGGAATTTCTCATTTATACTACCTATGCTGATATGTATAGTTACAACGTTAGTTAAATTACTGGTCAAGATTTTGCATACAAACCATGTGATAAACTACCCCCCAAAAGGGATCAAGTAAATACTTTTGCACTTAATACTTaacatttagacattttctTCTTATGAAATTGTTTACCTTGTTTTGTCAGCTACTTTTACTTGGGTGAAATACTCAAgtattttttccaccactgacCATCTGATTATGATGTAGTATTGTGATGATGCTAAAAGCTAAGTTCAACCTTTTTGTATTAATGTACAAGTTTTCCTCATATATTTAGTaagatgtgtgtgtggtagTTGCAACTAATTGTGGTTATGCTTAAAAAATGTTACAGTACATTACATGTACAGCTAATGCATAAGTATTTCAGTTCCATATTTAttgcttgttgttgtgttttaagACATCTATATCAAGACTTACAGAACTTAATCAGActgaaaaggttttttttgaCCATCTTtgccaaaacaaatgaaattttAGGAAACACAAGTGTGTTGGTATTAGCCACATAATGGCAAACACATGCTGATTATACTCAGTGCTTACTGTatgttatattttttcattttcttttcagttgACCTTTTACTCCAAGCAGTGCTTTCCTTTAATCCAGTACGAATTTAGTATAAGCCTGacttaatttctttttcttgtgtCATGGTTTGGAAATTTGTGTACAAAATGTAGATACTCAGTTTTTCACTGACAGAACCCGTTATCTCTGCGCTGTGCACACAGCAACTTTAAGGTGTCTTAAGTATTGTCTCTTCCAATCTGTAGGCTGTGTTCAGGAAGAAAAGATTCCAGGCCCCACTAAAGCCGTTCACCTCAGGTTATAAGCTGGAAGATTACATTATAGGGAACCAGATTGGGAAAGGGTCCAATGCAGCTGTGTACGAGGCTGCAGCTCAGTTTGCCCCTCCAAAGGAGAGTGACCGAACGTGTTCCCTGGTGCAAATGagagaggatgaagaggaaagTCATACGACTCGATCACTGACATGTTGCTCTCTGAGAAACTTCCCTCTGGCTATCAAGATGATGTGGAACTTTGGGGTGGGTAATCTACAGCAGATTTAAAGCCAGAGCATTTATTCACTAATATAATTGATCCTCAGTGGAAAAGTAAGGAAATTCAAGCCCACATCAGTACTGATgggtattttatttatttatgctgtTTGTTTGCAGGCAGGATCATCAAGCGAGGCAATATTAAAATCCATGTCACAGGAGCTGGTGCCTGCTGGCCCTCTTGCTTTAAAGCAGGACAAAGAACAAATTTCTCTGGATGGGTAAGTATTATGTCCTCAGTACTTTCAGTCCTGTCCTGCAGTACTGACACAAGGATAGAAACATGCTCATGAACTGGTGTGATCTCTTTACATGCAGACATTTCGGAGTCCTGCCCAGAAGAGTGTCAGCTCACCCTAATGTGATTAGAGTGTACCGCGCTTTCACAGCAGATGTCCCATTGCTACCAGGTGCCCAGGAAGAATATCCAGATGTGCTGCCAGCCAGACTTAACCCCGCCGGCCTGGGCAACAATCGCACTCTTTTCCTGGTCATGAAGAAGTAAGACCTGCCATCTTTCACCCTCATGGTCAAATCTCACACTGGATGGGAATTAGAATGCTTTGTCAATGCACCCACTTCAGATTTTACAGTGCTTTTTGCAGTTTGTAGCTACAGATGCAGTACTAAAAACCTATTTTTTCTGTGTCATAGCTACCCCTGCACACTGCGACAGTACCTGGAAGGTTCCACACCAGGTCGCAGGCAAGGCTCTCTGATGGTGCTGCAGCTCCTTGAGGGGGTCGACCATCTGTGCAGACAGGGTGTCGCTCACAGGGATCTCAAGTCAGACAACGTGCTGCTGGAGTTTGACTCAGGTTTGGAGACACATGCTCTTTGCAAAACAGATGAAACACACATTATAATTAAATCAAATTCAGGTTTATTTCTATCAGCTGTGTTAAATTGGTTTCATTTTTATACAGGTGGTTGCCCTCATTTAGTGATTTCTGACTTTGGCTGCTGTCTGGCCCAGAGTGACTCCAGTCTGCAGCTGCCCTTCAACAGTGTTTGGGTCAGCAGAGGGGGGAATGCCTCCCTTATGGCTCCTGAGGTAGGCTTGAACagttatttattgtaattaaaTAGTCAACTGTTGCTGTTCCATCTCTTTTTAGCCACTGTTCAATCTGCACGTTTAAATGTCAGTAAAGAAGCAGCTGCATGCTGAAGCCTTTTGGCAGCACGTCTATACACATAAATAGCAGCATTAAATGACACTATTAAAAGTTTGATATGACAGTTACTGACCAATCCACATGTACAATATGTGTCCTTCAGTGTAGTGTATacttctcaaccctgttcctcaggaccccatgtcctgcatgttttagatgcttccctgctccaacacacctgactcaaatgatcagctcgttatcaggcttctgcagaggcttgatgacgagctgatcatttgagtcaggtgtgttggagcagggaagtatctaaaacaggggtgtcaaactccgttcctggagggccactatcctgcatgttttagatgcttccctgctccaacacacctgattcaaatgatcagctcgttatcaggcttctgctgagcttgatgatgagctgatcatttgaatcaggtgtgttggaagagggaaacatctaaaacatgcaggatagtggccctccaggaacggagtttgacacccctgatctaaaacatgcaggacatggggtcctgaggaacagggttgagaaccactgcgtTAGAGTATAATTACCTCCCACTGTGGATGTAACCAAAGGTGGCTCAAATTACCAGTGTAGTAGCCTAACTGTATGCTTATATTGTGCTAAATACAGATTGACACAAGCAgaatttgtcatttaaatgccaCTAACCACACATTTAATCACTGTTTTTCTCAATGTTTCTGCTATTAGGTGACCATTGCTGTTCCGGGATGTGGGGTGGTGATTGACTACAGTAAGGCAGACGCCTGGGCTGTGGGTGCGATTTCCTATGAGATATTCGGACAGCAAAACCCGTTCTATCGAGCAGTGGGGCTGGAAAGTAGGAATTACCAGGAGAAGCAGCTCCCTCCTCTGCCCTCCGGTGTTCCAGATGATGTGCAGTTAGTGATACGATTACTCCTCAGGAGGAACCCAAACAAGGTATAGCAGGAGTTGCAGGGATTTGTCACACCACTGTGTCGTCAGTTCACGATTGGGTGTCTACAGATGATGTTGGAAAAGCTCTTCAGTTAACATTCTATAATGGTTAAATTCAAGCATTGTAATTATAAAACTTTCATCAAATTGTGATattagtcttgtttttttcttgtaatttagAACAGTTATACATGAATAGAAGTTAATGTAACTCATTTTGACTAATCTGTGTTTAAATGATTAAACAGTCATAATGATGTGTATCCTTTGGTTTTAAATGAATGTgatcatgtttgttttgtcagtGTAATGATAAACCATCTCTTTGATAGCACACTACTCATGTTATTCTTACTCCACAGCGTCCCAGTGCCCGTGTGGCAGCCAACATGCTACATCTCAGCCTCTGGGGTCAGAAGGCCCTCGCTAATCAAGACAGTGCTGGCATGAGGAAGCTGGCTGATTGGTTGCTGTGTCAGTCTGCTGTGGTTCTCCTGAAGGGATGTAGAGGACCCAGTGGAAACAGAGTGGAGGCGGAGCTTCAGAGGAGCTTCCTGTCCAACCTTGACCTGGAGGACCTGCGCACCGCTGTAGGCTTCCTCCTCTATGGGCGAGAGCAGCGCCAGGCCTGCATACTGTCTGCATAGATTGACTCAGACACATAACTTAGAGTCCTTGATATGGTTAAAAAGGGAGCCTATAGGGTTATGGCTTGCTTTAATATTCAGTCAGACATCTATAGTGTTTGTAGACCTATCCATAACATCTAACTGCTGTGTAGTGGAGCAAAAGCCCAGCACTGTTAAACTGTtatgacatctgtgcatttattGTGAAGTGGTATAATCCACCCTTTTGGTGCGTCTGCAATGTCCAAACCTGTGTTGCTTTATGCTCCCAAAGTTGTTGACCTGTGCTTCCCACAATAAGTTCTCATAAATGAGTGAATTTGTTTCACTTAGAATCCCTACTACACTAGCAGATGTTCTAATAGTCCAGAACTATTGAACTTCCTACAAAATTGCTGATGTAGGAATCACCTTATCATCCctgttttagcttttttttaaaaaaaagtttttagtACTAATGGCTGTTGGTAATTCTGTGGGGAGTGAAATGGAaagtcagtgttttatttttcaagctCTGATGCACTTTTAAGATATTTGCTAGACAAAGCCCTGCACTCAGTTCTTTTTACAACTGTGCAGCAGTTTTGTACTGATGAAAGTGGAGGCCAATGCAGATATTTTAGATTAAAGCAATATACTCTACTGTGTAGAGTAGCATCCACTCAAATGTTTGTCCTTCACATTTAATGCACAGAAAACCTCCCTAATCTGTTAGTATGAAGCAAGCACAATGATCTGGGTGAGCCATGCAGAGTGGTCTGCTTCTGTTTGCACTTTATGTCCATGTTTGCACATGCTCAGATCCATTGGGATGGCTTATATATGATGCTTGTTAaccagtaaactgaatatagaGACATAACCATTCACACTACCCTATGATTTGCTATCAACTAGTTCAGTCTACAGTGTGCTTCCTTAAATATTAAAGAATCATGTGAATAGAGGTGCAAGATAAAGTGTATATGGTTTCATACGAGAGAGAAATATTTTGGATATATGTAgatttttctgctgtgtttaagAATAAAAGGGTCTGAAAGAGCTCCAAATGTCATTTTACTTGTCAGTGGACTTATTCTAAACTGAATCTGTGTTGAACCAGTGGTTCTACAATGATTTTGTCTGTCTTAACATCGtttataaaattaaatgttccTGAATGCCATTCTTATGTTCCACAGAAGACCTCCTATGGAATGGTTCAAGACCAACTTAAAGCAGCTCTGTAGACATAAGCATAAAAACATCTATCACCTGCAATGAGTGGCTAGGAATATTcactaaaaaaataagtaaaaaggtttgaaaaataacacaaacaactTCACTTTGCAGGAACTTTATTTAAGACAGAGCCATACTggtattttcatcattttttactCTGAACACAAACATTTGTTTGGAATGTATTTAGGGACACACTGGAGTTTCCTGACTAACTCCCTCCTTCATATCTCTTAAtactcctctccttcctcctctccttccccctCAATGGAGTCGACTCCAACCTCTTCATAATCCTTCTCTAAAGCTGCCATATCCTCTCTGGCCTCAGAGAATTCTCCCTCCTCCATACCCTCACCTACATACCAGTGAACAAAGGCACGCTTAGCGTACATCAGATCAAACTTGTGATCGAGTCGAGCCCAGGCCTCTGCAATAGCAGTGGTGTTGCTCAGCATGCACACAGCCCTCTGGACCTTGGCCAGGTCTCCACCAGGAACTACAGTGGGCGGCTGGTAGTTGATGCCAACCTTGAAACCAGTGGGGCACCAGTCCACAAACTGGATGGAGCGCTTGGTTTTGATGGTGGCAATGGCAGCATTGACATCTTTGGGCACCACATCACCACGGTACAAGAGGCAACAGGCCATGTACTTGCCGTGGCGAGGGTCACACTTCACCATCTGATTGGCTGGCTCGAAGCAGGCGTTTGTGATCTCAGCCACTGAGAGCTGCTCATGGTAGGCCTTCTCAGCAGAGATGACAGGGGCATAGGTGGCCAGGGGGAAGTGGATACGGGGATACGGCACCAAGTTGGTCTGGAACTCTGTCAGATCAACATTGAGGGCGCCGTCGAAACGAAGGGAAGCAGTGATTGAGGAAACTATCTGACTGATCAGCCTGTTCAGGTTGGTGTACGTGGGACGCTCGATATCGAGGTTCCGACGACAGATATCATAGATGGCCTCATTATCCACCATGAAGGCACAGTCGGAGTGCTCCAGGGTGGTGTGGGTGGTCAGGATGGAGTTGTAGGGCTCCACCACAGCAGTGGACACCTGGGGAGCTGGGTAGATGGAGAACTCCAGCTTGGACTTCTTGCCATAGTCCACAGACAGACGCTCCATCAGCAGGGAGGTGAAACCAGAGCCGGTGCCGCCACCGAAGCTGTGGAAGACCAGGAAGCCCTGAAGACCAGTGCACTGGTCAGCCTGAGGACAGACGGGAGAAACAGCAACCACGAGTGAGACAATTTTAGGAATGAGCTTGCTATTCTGTCCTTCACGTGTTCTGAATTTACCCACCAGCTTGCGAATCCTGTCCAGAACCAGATCGATGATCTCCTTGCCGATGGTGTAGTGCCCACGGGCGTAGTTGTTGGCTGCATCCTCCTTTCCCGTGATCAGCTGCTCAGGGTGGAACAGCTGGCGGTAGGTCCCAGTGCGCACCTCATCTGAGGAGGAAAATTTAATCAGCAATGATGCAATAACCTGCTTAATTTCAATAAAGAGGCAactgtgatgctgatgttaCTAAGAGTTTACCAATGACGGTTGGCTCCAGGTCCACAAACACGGCTCTGGGGACGTGTTTTCCAGCTCCAGTCTCGCTGAAGAAGGTGTTGAAGGAATCATCCCCTCCGCCGATGGCCTTGTCACTGGGCATCTGTCCATCGGGCTGGATCCCGTGTTCCAAGCAGTAAAGCTCCCAGCAGGCATTACCAATCTGGACACCAGCCTGACCAACGTGGATGGAAATACACTCACGCTGGgggggaagaggaagaagatttGGATTAAAAATAAGTTGAGTCATGCACTTGTGATGAGGAGATTTCCAGAGCGGTTGCTGCTAATTAAAATGGAGgaattaaacacatttctcaagGTTACAATTAAAACCTATGTAAATGAGCTgctttaaatatatttacttCTTTGCTACTTTTTCTATAATATGTGAATGAGGTTCAGTTTATTCTACAGAAGTCGATGTATTTTGTGCTGCGACACAAAACTGTCTATTGCGCATAGCATCTCTGTAGAGAGGAGATTATCTAGGTCAGACACATGGCAGTGTGCTGTCTCTTTAAAAAGCCACATTCAGATTTTCCTCTGAGCTTATGCGCAATagaatttgattttattatatattttacagCTTATAAACAGAGATGTTGTGGGTGGCTTATAATTCAATGAAACAACTATAATAGGATTTATGATTTAATCTgagattaataaaatataaaatcatcTGTGGACACTGCATTGATGTAACATACATTTATATAACAGCTGTGTACAGGGCCAGAAAATCAGGTTGACATACTGGCAACGAAGTTAGTGGGAAATTAGTGGTCAAGCAAAGGTATCTAAGCTGATTTACCAGAGGTACGTGGGAAGAGGATTAGGCGtttcacagtgcagaaatgcaTTACTCTACATTTGTGCAAATCTAACGAATTTTCGACGTCTCAcaagcatttaaaatgacaattaaacGATTTTAGAGTCATAACAGGCTGCACAATACACTAAGACAAGCGTGCGCAACGTTGGAGACGTCTCAAAACAACGACCTACTTTTCGTATCAGCAGCTAGAAATTAGAATTTCAAGGTAATTAACGGGCaaataaaatgttagaaatcAATGTTGAAGTCGTGCTTACCATGATGGCTCGTCGATATTATGCAATGTAATGAGACAAGCCTGAAGAGCTTTTGCGTCCGAGATGCGCGGTGGGTGAAGCTGCTCTGATGACGCGCAGGTGAAGTGCGCAAACCACAAACCCTCCTCCGTCTGCTGCAGCGCCGCAATTGGTCCCCGTCTGTGCATCTGATTAACACCAGAAATCACGACCCTCAGACCCACCTGAGCCTCATTTGGAAAGTAGGATGATTTGGTCAAAGGATGCATCCGATTCAAATGTGGCAGAAGGGACTAAATGATCTAATGCGTGTGAATTTATACAACAAACTCTGTCGTCCCAAGTCCACATAGTGTACACACACTCTAAAATGAAAATTCACTGCCTATTAGCTTTATTAAGGTGCAATTTTGTTTTACAAAGCAAACTCATGAGCCATGCCTTGTTGATTgatttggtagatttttatgtattcattACACTAtttcaaaaaagttttttatggTAAAATTCTGGCACCTGTGGTTTCCAGAATGCTACCAGAAAATTACGGTAAAGCGTTTGCTACATTTACGGATGTTCAATGTATTATTAATGTTCAATGTTACACCCAACCCGGTTTTCTTTAATCAGTAACTGACAACTgcaactgtatttatttattgtattatttgcCGTATATGTGGCATTGCATGTTTTAATTGTATTAATATGTTTCATTGTATGTTAATCACCTGACTAGGGACAAAGACTGCAAATTAGTCGAAGCTAGACGTCTTATGCACATCACATTTTCCCTTTGTGGCAGTGTTGTACAGGTACGTATCATCCCTgtcaaataaacattaaaaataacaaaataacaaaaagaaatgtactgctattgttgattttagggttaaaaacatgcttcattccatattttactgtaaagaaaagtttaaatctttaaaaatgtgaaaatttacatgaaaataccatataaaataaagtttgtgtgacTTATTctaatattacagcatttttccattagcaacacagcagtttgtgtatttaactttaaatgtaTATACTTTTAGTGAAAATTGGGGGTCATTTGtactgttttattgcattttttatttctgttatctGTAAAACACTTTccgtttcattttatttatatgaaaTTTGCTACATAAAGAAAGCCTGATTGACTGATTGTTAGATTCAGTGTATTTTCATGTTGCAATAAACACGATTAGACATTGCTGTATTGGCAAGATATTCAGCAACTTAACATGAATTCATATTAAGATAAACATCAGTCAGTGCAACCCAGAGTCTCTGAAAAAATAAGCTGAATCAACTCTAATAAAATACAGTGGCTTAATGCATTTCATTGTATGTGTTAAGTCCAAGTATTGCTTACGTGTGATTATTTCTTTCAACATCAAGACAATTTGCTGGACCAGCTTTATTTACTCGGCTGACAGAAACTTAATTTAGTGATGTCATTTATAGCAGTGTAAAATTAGTTGACCCAACCTGATTAAGTTAAATTAAACCCACTTCTTGGAAATAAATTGTACCAACCCTAATAAATGATCTTGCACTAACTTTTTTGTCGAGACCCTTATTTTTTAGTGTAGTCAGAGGTGTTTAACAAAGTGGCAACCGAGTTTAAAGTACACAAGAGCTGTTTTAGCCACTACTGGAAAAGCCTATTCTTAATCCAGGTGTTGTAGACCCAGATCCAGCCTCccttttatttctaaaattatTGAAAAAGTTGCAAAAGTTGATGTGATCATATGCACAGAAATGGTTTGTTTAAAGAGTTTCAGTGAGGATTTAGCATCATagtacagagacagcactgGTGAAAGGCAATGGTCTTTttattagcctagcttagctagactgtattcccgttataagggatatacgggaatacggtctagccctcctccattgacacattttgacaggttttcaagcgccgagcagatcagaccgaaccaatcagagcaccagaggcgggagttaacgatgcgaccgcaacagagcgaggtttctctcgtgcgctttcctctgttttgcacgggctgaatttgtccttaaaacctcaacaagaagcagctcttaaagcttttcttttaaaaaaggatgtatttttaattccggcaggctgtacgatagaatgcgtaatgctgccctccactgttgaaagggagagcttagattttcctcaggaccccatacGGCGAAggaactacaaaacatcatggcggaaaggcaactgttaggtcgcttagtgattgcctcacacatgtgttacgctgattggctctcttcaattcaagctgtgatcggtagtcccgcctctgggctagatttggttcaatggagcagttccagactgactttatgtgtatttgtaatacacaatataaaggctgtctggtccccaggcaatcTTTTTATAGCCTCACACAGTGGACTAGTTTCTATACATGTTCTGCTAGATCTATTTGTACTTTTCACCACCATGCACAAGTCAAACTTGACTTATATCATCATTATATTTAGatcaaactgtttaaaataacacatATATGTTCTTTGGTTTGTTTCTGCAGATTAAATCACAATCAGAATTGGCCTGGACTGACCTGTCATGTCTCCAATCAACCTGTTGCTCTTCTCTCCACAGCTGCCCATCCCACCTGGTGTTTGCACCCGTGTTGCCTTCAGGCGCACAATCGTACAAACCAAATGCAAGCTCTCATAGAGTGgaagctctcaacaagatttaatcatgaaaaaagagccaaaaactattcctacctgtggaaagttattccaagtttccgtAGTGTGCAActggctgcagcacaatgagccggcattcttcttgttttagttttcgtgCCATTGACattaatggaaaacactgaaactttacCACCACGAGCTTAGCGTCTCCGTAGGCACGCCGCTCAGAGGACTGCGTTCAAGTGAGCCGCCCACACTCTGGGCGTTGCGCAACTATTCTGTGTAATACGGTAATGCGATCACAGGCGCTGAGTAGCAAGACTGAGAGACGTCCAAtgcaaatacatgctgttatacagattttgactgttcatatctggaaatccttaggctgtgacaaagatctctcactgtggctTTGTCATGGAtcatcccagctaccaccatgcacaatatcacctgattttactgtaaacttTTAgataaaattaatgtcaaagtgtgcTGCAATTTCAATCGTCTATGTTCATAATTGCTGATTTtgactatccatccatccatcctctatacaccgctttatcctcattagggtcgcggggggtgctggagcctatcccagctgactcgggcgaaggcaggggacacccaggacaggtcgccagtctgtcgatTTTGACTATCCATATCTCCAAATCCTTAGGctgtgacaaagatctctcactgtggccttgtcaggggtcatcccagctatcaccatgtacaatatcacctgattttactgtagaattttggagaaaattaatgtcaaagtatgctgcAATTTCATCGTCTATGTTCATAATTGCTGATTTTGACTATCCATATCTCCAAATCCTTAGGctgtgacaaagatctctcactgtggccttgtcaggggtcatcccagctatcaccatgcacaatatcacctgattaTACTGTAGAATTTtggagaaaattaatgtcaaagtgtgcTGCAATTTCAATCGTCTATGTTCATAATTgctgattttgactgtccatatctccaaatccttaggcggtgacaaagatctatcactgtggctttgtcaggggtcatcccagctatcaccatgtacaatatcacctgattaTACTGTAGAATTTtggagaaaattaatgtcaaagtgtgcTGCAATTTCATCGTCTATGTTCATAATTgctgattttgactgtccatatctcCAAATCCTTAGGCGGTGGCAAAGATCTATCACTGtggccttgtcaggggtcatcccagctatcaccatgtacaatatcacctgattttactgtagaattttggagaaaattaatgtcaaagtatgtTGCAATTTCAGTTGTGTTGATGCATCATGGCTGATactcaattcagttcagttcaatttagCCATTATAAAAACATAACTTTTTCACGTGATTTATTGACATAATATGTCGATAATTCCAGAGCTTAGTTATCCCTAGAGTGTCCAGAGGCAAAAGTCCAGAATCGGCAAAGCCGTTTGGTGTGAGTCAACAGCTGGAAGTAGCAGGGTGgagcagaaactgcagcagcCATTATGGACGTAGACGATTGAAATTgcagcatactttgacattaattttctctaaaattttactgtaaaatcaggtgatattgtgcatggtggtagctgggatgacccctgacaaggccacaatgagagatctttgtcaccgcctaaagatttccagatatggacagtcaaaTCTGTATAACAGCATGTATTTACAGCGGACGTCTCTCAGCCTGGCTTCTCAGCGCATGTGATCGCATTACCGTATTACACGGAATAGTTGCGCAACGCCCAGAGTGCGGGCGGCTCACTTGACCGCAGtctcagaggggcgtgtcgtatcGACTGACTCATATCAGTAGTTTATTTCTCCTCAGCTGACACAGCTCCATATCACCCCAGCAGCATGTTTCCAGCTTGGAGGAACGTGCGTTTGAGTCGAGCTGTTGCTGCAGCCGACTCGTTTTTCTCTTTAGCTCCAAGACAAACTTTGTCTCTGTGCAGCGACAGACGGCGT
The window above is part of the Acanthochromis polyacanthus isolate Apoly-LR-REF ecotype Palm Island chromosome 6, KAUST_Apoly_ChrSc, whole genome shotgun sequence genome. Proteins encoded here:
- the pink1 gene encoding serine/threonine-protein kinase PINK1, mitochondrial — protein: MSVKHAINRGLELGRSVFQLGLLKSGGRVAAKLRADRFRVGPSVRTVQPQAFLPSRYRYYRTSLKGLAAQLQSAGFRRRFTGSSPRNRAVFLAFGLGVGLIEQQLEDDRKSAATCQEIQAVFRKKRFQAPLKPFTSGYKLEDYIIGNQIGKGSNAAVYEAAAQFAPPKESDRTCSLVQMREDEEESHTTRSLTCCSLRNFPLAIKMMWNFGAGSSSEAILKSMSQELVPAGPLALKQDKEQISLDGHFGVLPRRVSAHPNVIRVYRAFTADVPLLPGAQEEYPDVLPARLNPAGLGNNRTLFLVMKNYPCTLRQYLEGSTPGRRQGSLMVLQLLEGVDHLCRQGVAHRDLKSDNVLLEFDSGGCPHLVISDFGCCLAQSDSSLQLPFNSVWVSRGGNASLMAPEVTIAVPGCGVVIDYSKADAWAVGAISYEIFGQQNPFYRAVGLESRNYQEKQLPPLPSGVPDDVQLVIRLLLRRNPNKRPSARVAANMLHLSLWGQKALANQDSAGMRKLADWLLCQSAVVLLKGCRGPSGNRVEAELQRSFLSNLDLEDLRTAVGFLLYGREQRQACILSA
- the LOC110951925 gene encoding tubulin alpha-1B chain isoform X2, with the protein product MRECISIHVGQAGVQIGNACWELYCLEHGIQPDGQMPSDKAIGGGDDSFNTFFSETGAGKHVPRAVFVDLEPTVIDEVRTGTYRQLFHPEQLITGKEDAANNYARGHYTIGKEIIDLVLDRIRKLADQCTGLQGFLVFHSFGGGTGSGFTSLLMERLSVDYGKKSKLEFSIYPAPQVSTAVVEPYNSILTTHTTLEHSDCAFMVDNEAIYDICRRNLDIERPTYTNLNRLISQIVSSITASLRFDGALNVDLTEFQTNLVPYPRIHFPLATYAPVISAEKAYHEQLSVAEITNACFEPANQMVKCDPRHGKYMACCLLYRGDVVPKDVNAAIATIKTKRSIQFVDWCPTGFKVGINYQPPTVVPGGDLAKVQRAVCMLSNTTAIAEAWARLDHKFDLMYAKRAFVHWYVGEGMEEGEFSEAREDMAALEKDYEEVGVDSIEGEGEEEGEEY
- the LOC110951925 gene encoding tubulin alpha-1B chain isoform X1 produces the protein MRECISIHVGQAGVQIGNACWELYCLEHGIQPDGQMPSDKAIGGGDDSFNTFFSETGAGKHVPRAVFVDLEPTVIDEVRTGTYRQLFHPEQLITGKEDAANNYARGHYTIGKEIIDLVLDRIRKLVGKFRTREGQNSKLIPKIVSLVVAVSPVCPQADQCTGLQGFLVFHSFGGGTGSGFTSLLMERLSVDYGKKSKLEFSIYPAPQVSTAVVEPYNSILTTHTTLEHSDCAFMVDNEAIYDICRRNLDIERPTYTNLNRLISQIVSSITASLRFDGALNVDLTEFQTNLVPYPRIHFPLATYAPVISAEKAYHEQLSVAEITNACFEPANQMVKCDPRHGKYMACCLLYRGDVVPKDVNAAIATIKTKRSIQFVDWCPTGFKVGINYQPPTVVPGGDLAKVQRAVCMLSNTTAIAEAWARLDHKFDLMYAKRAFVHWYVGEGMEEGEFSEAREDMAALEKDYEEVGVDSIEGEGEEEGEEY